One part of the Leptolyngbya sp. FACHB-261 genome encodes these proteins:
- a CDS encoding ATP-binding protein, with protein MEPVILTLKVRCEQDVVLARQRARQLAQLLGFALQDQTRIATAVSEIARNAFQYAGTGKVEFQVRDGSPASFVTTVQDQGPGIVDVQAILEGRFASPASVGAGAGLGISGTQRLMDQFQIESAPGQGTTVRFGKALPQPGTYPSRQQLARITEALARCAPESPLEEIQRQNRELLHTLEELQRQQTELAQLNRELEDTNRGVVALYAELDDRADYLQRASELKSHFLSNMSHEFRTPLNAILSLSQLLLERSDGELTSEQEKQVTFVSQSAQSLSDLVNDLLDLAKVEAGKITIRPSEFEVADLFSVLRGMLRPLLSQNAAINLIFEEPSDLPALYTDESRVSQILRNFISNALKFTEQGEIRISATLGPDQMIVFAVADTGIGIEPEDQRRIFEEFTQIESPVQAKLKGTGLGLPLSRRLAELLGGTVWVKSELGVGSSFFAAIPSHYAGLAEVYYRPEILQSLDEGRATVLIVEDNRETLFLYEKYLQGSDFQIIAAATLKEARALLPRLRPAVVILDILLQGENSWGFMSELKENEATRGIPVLVATLVDNQAKALSLGADAFCIKPVERTWLLEKLQQLTQIQNPAQDPV; from the coding sequence GTGGAACCTGTGATTCTCACGCTCAAGGTGCGCTGTGAACAGGATGTCGTGCTGGCCCGTCAGCGGGCGCGTCAGCTCGCTCAACTGTTGGGGTTCGCGCTTCAAGATCAAACCCGTATTGCGACTGCTGTCTCTGAGATCGCTCGCAATGCCTTCCAGTATGCGGGCACTGGCAAAGTGGAGTTTCAGGTGCGGGACGGCTCCCCAGCCAGCTTTGTGACCACGGTGCAAGACCAAGGACCTGGTATTGTTGATGTGCAGGCAATTCTGGAGGGGCGTTTTGCTTCTCCGGCAAGCGTAGGGGCAGGGGCAGGTTTAGGGATTAGCGGCACTCAGCGGTTAATGGATCAGTTCCAGATTGAATCTGCGCCTGGCCAGGGGACAACTGTGCGCTTCGGGAAAGCCTTGCCCCAACCAGGGACCTATCCCAGCAGGCAGCAACTCGCCCGTATCACTGAGGCGTTGGCTCGTTGTGCGCCAGAGAGCCCCTTGGAGGAGATCCAGCGGCAGAACCGGGAGCTCTTGCACACGCTGGAGGAGCTACAACGGCAGCAGACCGAGCTAGCTCAGCTCAACCGCGAGCTGGAAGATACCAACCGTGGTGTGGTTGCCCTCTACGCTGAATTAGACGATCGAGCTGATTATTTGCAGCGGGCGAGTGAGCTGAAGTCTCACTTCCTCTCCAATATGAGTCATGAGTTCCGCACGCCCCTAAACGCGATTCTGAGTTTGTCGCAGCTATTGCTGGAGCGTAGCGATGGTGAACTGACGTCTGAACAAGAGAAGCAAGTTACCTTCGTTAGCCAGTCGGCCCAGTCATTGTCTGATTTGGTCAATGACCTTTTGGACTTAGCCAAAGTTGAGGCAGGCAAGATCACGATTCGCCCCAGTGAATTTGAAGTGGCTGATTTGTTTAGTGTGCTGAGAGGCATGCTACGTCCCTTGCTCAGTCAAAATGCAGCTATCAATCTGATTTTTGAAGAACCAAGCGATTTACCAGCGCTTTATACGGACGAAAGCCGTGTGTCTCAGATCTTGAGAAACTTTATCTCGAATGCCTTGAAGTTTACTGAGCAAGGCGAAATCAGAATTAGCGCAACCTTAGGTCCAGACCAGATGATTGTATTTGCGGTGGCGGATACTGGCATTGGCATTGAGCCTGAGGATCAGAGGCGTATCTTTGAAGAATTCACCCAAATCGAGAGTCCTGTTCAAGCCAAACTGAAGGGTACTGGTCTGGGTCTACCGCTCTCGCGCCGGTTAGCGGAACTTTTGGGCGGAACGGTTTGGGTCAAGAGTGAGTTGGGGGTGGGCTCTAGCTTTTTTGCTGCTATTCCCAGCCACTACGCAGGTTTGGCTGAAGTGTATTACCGTCCAGAAATCCTGCAATCCTTGGATGAGGGCCGGGCTACAGTTCTGATTGTTGAAGACAATCGTGAAACGCTATTTCTGTACGAAAAATACTTGCAAGGATCAGACTTTCAAATCATCGCAGCTGCCACCCTTAAAGAAGCTCGGGCTTTATTGCCGCGATTGCGGCCCGCTGTGGTGATTCTTGATATCCTGCTTCAGGGTGAGAACTCTTGGGGCTTTATGAGCGAACTCAAGGAGAACGAGGCGACCCGAGGCATTCCTGTCTTAGTTGCAACTTTAGTTGACAACCAAGCCAAAGCTTTGTCCTTGGGAGCGGATGCCTTTTGTATCAAACCAGTCGAGCGCACCTGGCTGCTCGAGAAGCTCCAGCAGCTAACCCAGATCCAAAACCCAGCTCAAGACCCAGTGTAA
- a CDS encoding SpoIIE family protein phosphatase gives MEVMMSQTIALPITESSQTSAARRTALALATSLGFDATERERVAIVATEMAQNLVKFATHGELLLQPLSRDKTTGLELLALDRGPGMRDLTECLQDGFSTVGTSGNGLGAINRLSTFFDWYSLPQVGTALLSQFWPKPLLGQQLAGLECSAVCLPMAGEESSGDAWAVEHRLGRSLFLVVDGLGHGLAAAQAATAAVKLFHEQTDLSPKAFLEAAHPVLRSTRGAAIAVAEVDLQERVVRFAGVGNIAGTILSPHKNCGLVSHHGTVGYEMHRVQEFVYPWPAGALLVMHSDGLTARWQLERYVGLVARHPSLVAGVLYRDFSRGRDDVAVLVARAMANEELAPWNL, from the coding sequence ATGGAAGTGATGATGAGCCAGACGATTGCGCTGCCGATCACGGAATCTAGCCAAACTAGCGCTGCCCGGCGAACAGCGCTGGCTCTGGCTACCAGCCTGGGCTTCGATGCCACTGAACGGGAGAGAGTGGCGATTGTTGCAACTGAGATGGCTCAGAATTTAGTGAAGTTTGCCACTCATGGGGAATTGCTCTTGCAGCCCTTGAGCCGCGATAAGACTACGGGTCTGGAACTCTTAGCGTTGGACCGGGGGCCAGGCATGCGAGATCTCACTGAGTGTTTGCAAGATGGCTTCTCCACAGTGGGAACCTCGGGCAATGGTTTGGGAGCAATCAATCGCCTCTCAACTTTTTTTGATTGGTATTCCCTCCCTCAAGTTGGCACGGCTCTGCTATCTCAGTTCTGGCCCAAGCCATTACTGGGACAGCAGTTGGCAGGTTTAGAATGTAGCGCGGTCTGCTTGCCGATGGCCGGTGAGGAGAGCAGCGGCGATGCTTGGGCAGTGGAGCACCGCTTAGGTCGTAGCCTGTTCCTGGTTGTGGATGGCTTAGGGCATGGCTTAGCAGCAGCTCAAGCGGCTACCGCCGCAGTCAAGCTGTTTCACGAGCAGACGGACTTGAGCCCGAAGGCATTTCTGGAAGCCGCTCATCCGGTATTGCGCAGCACCCGGGGTGCCGCTATCGCCGTAGCTGAGGTGGATCTGCAGGAGCGAGTAGTACGCTTTGCGGGGGTTGGCAATATTGCCGGTACAATCCTCTCACCCCATAAAAACTGCGGTCTAGTCTCCCACCACGGGACCGTAGGATACGAGATGCACAGGGTTCAGGAATTCGTCTATCCCTGGCCAGCAGGGGCACTTTTAGTGATGCATTCTGATGGGCTAACCGCTCGTTGGCAGCTCGAGCGTTATGTAGGCCTAGTCGCTCGCCACCCTAGCTTGGTAGCTGGCGTGTTATATCGAGATTTCAGCCGGGGCCGCGATGATGTAGCTGTTCTGGTAGCCCGAGCAATGGCTAATGAGGAGCTTGCACCGTGGAACCTGTGA
- a CDS encoding anti-sigma regulatory factor, translating to MSTSMYEPGTISIRSTADIVLVRQTVRACTVKLGLKLVDQTKIVTAASELARNTLEHGGGGSLHLETLEEGTRRGLRLTFIDQGPGIANVELALQDGYTTGHGMGMGLGGARRLASEFEIDSKPGKGTRVSITKWK from the coding sequence GTGTCGACGAGCATGTATGAGCCTGGGACTATCAGTATTCGCTCCACTGCAGACATTGTTCTAGTGCGCCAAACTGTGCGCGCTTGCACAGTGAAGTTGGGGCTTAAGCTGGTAGACCAAACTAAAATAGTGACAGCGGCCAGCGAGTTAGCCCGTAACACACTAGAGCATGGCGGCGGCGGTAGCCTACACCTAGAAACCCTAGAAGAAGGGACCCGACGAGGTCTGCGACTGACCTTCATCGATCAGGGACCAGGCATTGCCAATGTCGAGTTAGCGCTACAGGACGGTTACACCACTGGCCACGGTATGGGCATGGGGTTAGGGGGGGCTAGACGGCTAGCGAGCGAGTTTGAAATTGACTCTAAGCCCGGTAAAGGCACGCGGGTGTCAATCACAAAATGGAAGTGA
- a CDS encoding STAS domain-containing protein, whose product MERIPILEMGEFLLVTIQVDMHDQLATTLQDDLTDRIVQASARGVLIDITSLDIVDSFIGRILSNIALMSRVLDAQTVVVGMQPAVAITLVELGLSLTGVRTALNVEKGIALLRASLGPL is encoded by the coding sequence ATGGAACGGATTCCCATACTTGAGATGGGCGAGTTTCTCCTGGTCACCATCCAGGTAGACATGCACGATCAACTAGCAACTACGCTACAGGATGACTTAACCGATCGAATTGTCCAAGCTAGCGCCCGAGGTGTGCTGATTGATATTACTAGTCTGGACATTGTTGATTCCTTTATCGGCCGCATCTTAAGCAACATTGCCCTGATGTCACGGGTTCTGGATGCTCAAACGGTGGTCGTAGGTATGCAGCCCGCTGTTGCCATTACCTTAGTGGAGTTAGGTCTTTCCTTAACTGGGGTTCGAACTGCCTTAAATGTCGAAAAGGGAATAGCCCTCTTACGGGCGTCATTGGGGCCGCTCTAA
- a CDS encoding STAS domain-containing protein, whose amino-acid sequence MKILDQYEAELIADWLQQQPVRRQRNLMSVGEIREQCTEFLTLLRETLRRSNHPDPQSAEWQGIRTLLESISRTWSQQGCTSAETIAFVFSLKKPLLARLHQELESNPETLLAETWAIDELLDQFGLWAAEVHQKVREAVISRQQEELLELSTPVVKLWDGVLALPVIGTLDSTRTQSVMESLLQTIVETGSQVAIIDITGVPTVDTLTAQNLLKTVAAARLMGAECILSGIRPQIAQTIVYLGIDLTDVVTKATLADAFELALQRLGLKVSSAQIKS is encoded by the coding sequence TTGAAGATTCTTGATCAGTACGAAGCAGAACTCATAGCAGATTGGCTGCAGCAACAACCGGTTCGCAGACAGCGTAATCTGATGTCCGTAGGAGAGATACGGGAGCAATGTACAGAGTTTCTCACCCTGCTGCGTGAGACCTTGCGTCGCAGCAATCACCCTGACCCTCAGTCCGCCGAGTGGCAGGGTATTCGTACCTTGTTAGAAAGTATTTCGAGAACCTGGAGTCAACAGGGCTGCACGTCCGCCGAGACAATCGCTTTCGTGTTCTCTCTCAAGAAGCCTCTGCTTGCTCGTTTGCATCAGGAATTAGAGTCCAACCCTGAGACCTTACTGGCTGAAACTTGGGCTATCGATGAGCTTCTCGATCAGTTCGGACTTTGGGCTGCTGAAGTTCATCAGAAGGTGCGTGAGGCAGTTATCAGTCGTCAGCAGGAGGAGTTGCTGGAACTCTCAACGCCAGTCGTAAAACTATGGGATGGGGTTTTAGCCCTGCCAGTGATCGGCACCCTAGATAGCACGCGGACTCAGAGCGTGATGGAGTCCCTCTTGCAGACCATCGTGGAGACTGGTTCCCAGGTTGCGATTATTGACATCACAGGGGTTCCCACCGTGGATACACTCACCGCTCAAAATCTGCTTAAGACAGTCGCGGCAGCCCGCTTAATGGGAGCCGAGTGCATTCTCAGTGGAATCCGGCCTCAAATCGCTCAAACCATCGTTTATCTGGGGATTGACTTGACCGATGTGGTGACCAAAGCCACCCTGGCAGATGCCTTTGAGCTAGCCCTACAGCGTCTGGGGCTCAAGGTGAGTAGTGCCCAGATTAAGTCTTGA
- a CDS encoding DUF2993 domain-containing protein — MSQDQPKPEEQAISKAVELGLANQLNDAEHLDVEVRTDLLKAVQGQVASVSISGEGLVTSQDLRIEKIDFQTGEVAINPLSALLGKLELRHATAAVGHVVITEADLNHALNSAYLREQLQNFPLTLQDQDLTLEIEQVQMQLLAENRMAVEAAVRLCGAEQSHFLAFKGLLKLTPQGQSTQVEQIQSLKGQNLPLNLTGALLDKIDELLNLRTIHLDDMVLNLHAMTVTQGQLTLETTAYINQLPSNLKPEP; from the coding sequence GTGTCTCAAGATCAGCCAAAACCAGAGGAGCAAGCGATTAGCAAGGCTGTGGAGTTGGGCCTTGCCAATCAGCTAAACGACGCTGAGCACTTAGATGTCGAAGTCCGGACCGACCTGCTCAAGGCTGTCCAAGGACAAGTTGCCTCAGTGTCAATTAGTGGCGAAGGCTTGGTAACATCACAAGACCTACGCATAGAAAAAATAGACTTCCAAACTGGCGAAGTTGCCATTAACCCGCTCTCAGCACTGCTGGGCAAGCTGGAACTGCGACATGCAACGGCTGCTGTGGGTCACGTCGTTATAACGGAAGCAGACCTCAACCACGCTCTAAACTCTGCCTATCTACGCGAGCAGTTACAGAATTTCCCCCTCACCCTTCAAGACCAAGATCTAACTCTAGAAATAGAACAGGTCCAAATGCAGCTACTGGCGGAAAACCGCATGGCCGTTGAGGCCGCTGTTCGGCTTTGTGGGGCTGAGCAGTCTCACTTCTTGGCTTTCAAGGGTCTTCTAAAGTTAACGCCTCAGGGACAAAGTACCCAAGTCGAGCAGATTCAGTCCCTTAAGGGTCAGAATTTACCCCTGAATCTGACCGGAGCTCTACTGGACAAAATCGACGAATTGCTCAACCTGCGCACCATCCACTTAGACGACATGGTACTCAATCTTCACGCTATGACGGTCACTCAGGGCCAGCTCACCCTCGAAACCACAGCTTATATCAACCAACTCCCCTCCAACCTAAAACCTGAGCCTTAG
- a CDS encoding orange carotenoid protein N-terminal domain-containing protein: protein MTFTNASENLDPTVESIQRLNADDQLALLWFFYTDIKDKLRPGNAIDTGMDLANALIHQVQQLSADEQLQAQRDVVNRTDNQISRTYGSFSASAKLAFWYRLSQEIEQGTVVPVPANYKLPDEAQNLFDTFKSLDFEEQIALVRKAVFPMGTQPREGVI, encoded by the coding sequence ATGACATTCACCAATGCCTCTGAAAACCTTGACCCAACTGTAGAAAGCATTCAGCGTCTCAACGCAGATGATCAACTAGCCCTACTATGGTTTTTCTACACCGATATTAAGGACAAGCTAAGACCAGGAAATGCTATTGATACGGGGATGGATCTGGCTAATGCCTTGATCCACCAAGTGCAGCAGTTATCTGCTGATGAACAGCTTCAAGCCCAGCGGGATGTTGTAAACCGCACCGACAACCAAATTAGCCGTACCTATGGTTCTTTCAGTGCCAGTGCTAAGTTAGCATTCTGGTATCGGCTCAGCCAAGAAATTGAGCAAGGGACTGTGGTGCCAGTGCCAGCTAATTACAAGTTACCTGATGAGGCTCAGAACCTATTCGATACTTTCAAGTCTCTAGACTTTGAAGAACAAATTGCTTTGGTGCGTAAGGCTGTATTTCCAATGGGAACTCAGCCTCGCGAGGGGGTTATATAG
- a CDS encoding GTP-binding protein: MAPDTNSTPAPTAVVSKMEAPKSGLPVTIITGFLGSGKTTLLNHILTNQEGLKTAVLVNEFGEIGIDNELLVTTGDDMVELNNGCVCCTINNDLREAVYKVLEREERVDYLVVETTGLADPLPVAMTFLGTELRDLTRLDSIVTVVDAANFSLDLFNSEAALSQINYGDILLLNKADLVDEADLDLLEVRVREMKPGARILRTTNSEVPLPLILSVGLFQSDQYFDDQANTQTNSQAEEHGHDHDHGHEHEHAHDHAHCDHEHGHCDHDDHDHHHHSNHLENDGFTSLSFETDKPLGVKQFQTFLDRQLPDSVFRAKGILWFAESPHRHVFHLSGKRFSLDDTEWKGPRKNQLVLIGQNLDHDALREQLNACISEVAPVRPKAKGFGR; encoded by the coding sequence ATGGCACCCGACACAAACTCTACCCCAGCCCCCACAGCAGTGGTCTCCAAGATGGAGGCTCCCAAGAGTGGCCTGCCGGTCACGATCATTACTGGCTTCCTAGGCAGTGGTAAGACAACACTGCTCAACCACATCCTCACCAACCAGGAGGGGTTGAAGACGGCTGTGCTGGTTAATGAGTTTGGTGAGATCGGCATCGACAACGAGCTGCTAGTGACAACTGGCGATGACATGGTAGAGCTGAACAACGGCTGCGTCTGCTGCACGATCAACAATGACCTGCGAGAAGCGGTCTATAAGGTGCTTGAACGTGAGGAGCGCGTAGATTATCTGGTGGTGGAAACCACAGGCCTAGCGGATCCACTCCCGGTGGCAATGACTTTCTTAGGAACTGAGCTGCGGGATCTGACTCGGTTGGACTCGATTGTGACCGTGGTTGATGCGGCCAACTTCAGCCTAGATTTGTTCAATAGTGAGGCGGCCCTGAGTCAGATCAACTACGGCGATATCCTGCTACTGAACAAAGCAGACCTCGTGGATGAGGCAGACCTCGACCTGCTGGAAGTGCGGGTTCGTGAAATGAAGCCAGGAGCGCGAATCTTGCGCACCACCAACTCTGAAGTTCCTCTGCCTCTCATCCTAAGTGTGGGGCTGTTTCAGTCAGATCAATATTTTGATGACCAGGCTAATACGCAGACCAACAGCCAGGCTGAGGAGCATGGTCACGACCATGACCATGGGCACGAACACGAACATGCCCATGACCACGCGCACTGCGACCATGAACACGGACATTGCGATCACGACGATCATGACCATCATCACCATTCCAATCACTTAGAGAATGATGGTTTTACCTCGCTCTCATTCGAGACTGATAAGCCGTTGGGTGTTAAGCAGTTCCAGACTTTTCTGGATCGACAGTTACCAGATAGTGTCTTCCGTGCTAAGGGGATTCTTTGGTTTGCAGAAAGCCCTCACCGCCACGTTTTTCACCTCAGTGGCAAGCGGTTCTCGCTAGATGACACGGAATGGAAAGGACCCAGGAAAAATCAGCTGGTTTTAATTGGTCAGAACTTGGATCACGATGCGTTACGCGAACAGCTCAATGCTTGCATTAGTGAGGTTGCGCCTGTTCGCCCCAAAGCTAAAGGCTTTGGGCGCTAG
- a CDS encoding ABC transporter ATP-binding protein — translation MQLRAHSLSKRYGTSEVVRDINLVLEPGQVLGLLGPNGAGKSTTLGMLYGMVIPSSGFVRLGNWDVQTQGPQARQHMGIVTQDDNLDPDFSVLDNLIYFARHYRLTGLPARRRAAEVLHLVGLEGREQSRVEELSGGLKRRLVLARALLNQPEIVFLDEPTTGLDPDARQDFWKLVTQLKLSGCGLLLTTHYMDEAERLCDHLMLVQQGEVVDQGTPQELIDRIIGREVVEVEGVSIELLKQLAEAAGSWSRPFSNGYLIVLPERNAQALLNQIDQEQPTRLNRRRANLEDVFLRLTGALL, via the coding sequence ATGCAACTAAGGGCTCACAGCTTATCAAAAAGATACGGCACGTCCGAGGTGGTGCGAGACATCAACCTCGTCCTAGAGCCAGGTCAAGTGCTGGGGTTGTTAGGACCCAACGGAGCCGGTAAAAGCACCACGTTGGGGATGCTGTATGGCATGGTCATCCCCAGCAGTGGGTTTGTGCGATTGGGCAATTGGGATGTGCAAACCCAAGGACCACAAGCACGGCAGCATATGGGCATTGTCACGCAGGACGACAACCTTGATCCGGATTTCAGTGTTCTGGACAATTTGATTTACTTCGCCCGCCACTACCGGCTGACTGGGCTACCTGCCCGACGCCGAGCGGCAGAGGTCTTGCATCTAGTGGGCTTGGAGGGGCGAGAACAAAGCCGCGTCGAGGAATTGTCTGGAGGCCTCAAGCGACGCCTGGTTCTGGCTAGAGCCCTGCTCAACCAACCGGAAATCGTGTTTCTCGATGAACCGACCACAGGGCTGGACCCAGATGCCCGGCAAGACTTTTGGAAACTGGTCACGCAACTCAAGCTATCAGGTTGCGGTTTACTGTTGACCACGCACTACATGGACGAGGCTGAACGCCTGTGCGATCACCTCATGCTCGTCCAACAGGGTGAAGTCGTGGACCAAGGAACACCACAAGAATTGATTGATCGCATTATTGGGCGTGAAGTGGTGGAAGTTGAGGGAGTTTCTATAGAACTCCTCAAACAGCTCGCAGAGGCAGCAGGCAGTTGGTCCCGGCCCTTCAGTAATGGTTATCTCATTGTGCTGCCAGAGAGAAATGCTCAAGCCTTGCTTAACCAGATTGATCAGGAGCAACCAACGCGCTTGAATCGTCGCCGGGCCAACTTAGAAGACGTTTTTTTACGACTCACAGGGGCACTACTGTAA
- a CDS encoding ABC transporter permease: protein MKWSISPWGVYSVWRRHAKVYQNTWLVNFLPPVSEPLLYLIAFGYGLTPIVGKLNYHGQSLTYLQFIAPGMIAVGVLFQAFFEGAYGSFIRLNFQRTWQALLTAPLSFSDVFVGDWLWAATRGMIAALITGVVTVLLGFYPWSGLLVALPLLMLGALLFSAMGLLTAGLVQTIDQVNVPIFMLIVPMFTLCGTYFPRENLPWVLRTIASLLPLSPVVDLMRWPYGLALLWPLQILWLLVLMVVAAFLAWRQIRRKLFS from the coding sequence ATGAAATGGTCCATTTCTCCCTGGGGAGTTTATTCAGTTTGGCGGCGACATGCCAAGGTTTATCAAAATACCTGGCTGGTCAATTTTCTGCCGCCAGTTTCTGAACCATTGCTGTATCTCATCGCCTTTGGCTACGGCCTGACGCCGATTGTCGGTAAGCTAAATTATCACGGTCAATCTTTGACCTATCTGCAATTTATTGCCCCTGGCATGATTGCGGTTGGGGTTTTATTTCAAGCCTTCTTTGAAGGTGCCTATGGCAGTTTTATTCGGCTCAACTTCCAACGAACTTGGCAGGCATTGCTGACGGCTCCACTGAGCTTTAGTGATGTCTTTGTGGGGGACTGGCTGTGGGCCGCAACGCGGGGCATGATTGCTGCTTTGATCACCGGTGTCGTAACGGTCCTGTTGGGGTTTTATCCTTGGTCAGGGCTGCTGGTTGCGCTGCCGTTGTTGATGCTGGGCGCACTTCTATTTAGCGCGATGGGATTGTTAACAGCAGGGTTGGTGCAAACTATTGACCAGGTTAATGTGCCGATTTTCATGCTGATTGTGCCCATGTTTACGCTGTGTGGCACCTATTTTCCTCGCGAAAATCTGCCCTGGGTATTGCGCACAATCGCATCCCTGCTGCCACTTTCACCAGTAGTCGATCTAATGCGTTGGCCCTACGGTCTGGCGTTGCTTTGGCCACTGCAAATTCTTTGGCTGTTAGTGTTGATGGTAGTTGCAGCATTCTTGGCCTGGCGACAGATTCGCCGCAAGCTGTTTAGCTGA
- a CDS encoding MATE family efflux transporter, with amino-acid sequence MGRAISKLQLTAEVQACLTLAVPLVGARLAEVATGFTDTVMMGLLGSEVLAGGALGSIVFTWLLYACVGVTTAVTPLVAEAHGAQQPAEVGRVASQSLWLLLVLAIPAILLLWNMGPVLRLLGQDAKIVALAETYLQAIACGFLPAIAFAILSNIVAALSRPQSILIITVAGVLLNVAANYVLMFGKFGLPALGLAGIGWGSTLSYWAMFATLAIYVMRRPDLKAYGLFQHLQRLRWPMLREILRLGWPSGVVTAAETGLFTITGFFMGYLGTDVLAAHQIALQTAAVTFMVPSGIARATAVRVSQTLGGGDASRSRLAGYVALGMGIAFMGCMTLLFWLCPANIVGLYLDIGNPDNFQVTQIAIALLRVGAVFQIFDAVQIIATGALRGLKDTHIPMVIAIFTYWCVGLTSGYLLGIQFNLGGVGFWWGLVLGLASAGTILTWRFHALISPLVRRQQLLEMGSY; translated from the coding sequence ATGGGTCGTGCTATCTCAAAACTACAATTAACCGCTGAGGTGCAGGCCTGCCTCACACTCGCAGTTCCCTTGGTTGGAGCCAGACTGGCCGAAGTCGCCACAGGCTTCACGGACACAGTCATGATGGGATTGTTAGGCAGCGAGGTTTTGGCGGGGGGAGCTCTGGGCTCCATTGTCTTTACCTGGCTGCTGTATGCCTGTGTGGGTGTGACGACAGCCGTGACCCCTTTGGTAGCCGAGGCGCACGGGGCTCAGCAGCCAGCAGAGGTTGGTCGAGTGGCTTCCCAGTCTTTGTGGCTTCTGCTAGTTCTGGCGATTCCGGCCATCCTGCTGCTCTGGAACATGGGGCCAGTGCTACGGCTATTGGGTCAAGATGCCAAGATTGTGGCCTTGGCGGAAACCTATTTGCAGGCGATTGCCTGCGGCTTTTTGCCTGCAATTGCCTTTGCAATCTTGAGCAATATTGTGGCGGCCCTATCACGGCCTCAATCGATTCTGATCATCACAGTTGCTGGCGTGCTGCTTAATGTTGCCGCTAACTATGTCTTGATGTTTGGCAAATTCGGTTTGCCCGCCTTGGGTCTGGCAGGCATTGGTTGGGGCAGTACCCTGTCTTACTGGGCTATGTTTGCCACTCTAGCCATTTACGTGATGCGCCGACCAGACTTAAAAGCCTATGGCTTGTTTCAACATCTGCAACGGTTGCGGTGGCCGATGCTGCGCGAAATTCTGCGGTTGGGCTGGCCCAGCGGTGTAGTGACAGCGGCAGAAACAGGTCTGTTTACGATTACCGGTTTCTTTATGGGCTACTTGGGCACCGATGTCTTGGCGGCCCACCAAATTGCCCTGCAAACCGCAGCAGTGACGTTCATGGTTCCCAGCGGCATCGCTCGGGCTACAGCCGTACGAGTGAGTCAAACCTTAGGTGGCGGTGATGCCAGCCGCAGTCGTTTGGCAGGCTATGTTGCCTTGGGCATGGGCATAGCGTTTATGGGCTGTATGACCCTATTGTTCTGGCTTTGCCCTGCCAACATTGTTGGTCTGTATCTTGATATTGGCAATCCCGATAACTTTCAGGTCACGCAAATTGCGATTGCCCTACTCAGAGTGGGGGCAGTCTTTCAGATATTTGATGCGGTGCAAATCATTGCCACTGGCGCCTTACGAGGTCTGAAAGATACTCACATCCCCATGGTGATTGCCATCTTCACCTACTGGTGCGTGGGTCTTACTAGTGGTTACCTGCTAGGCATCCAATTCAACCTTGGCGGCGTTGGTTTCTGGTGGGGTTTAGTCCTTGGGCTTGCTTCAGCTGGAACCATTCTCACTTGGCGCTTCCATGCCCTGATCTCCCCCTTAGTCCGCCGCCAACAGTTGCTGGAAATGGGTAGCTACTAG